In the Telopea speciosissima isolate NSW1024214 ecotype Mountain lineage chromosome 2, Tspe_v1, whole genome shotgun sequence genome, one interval contains:
- the LOC122650492 gene encoding uncharacterized protein LOC122650492 yields MANREGSSSNKAPLFDGTNYAFWKLQMQTYLRSLSYDVWMSVETGYTLVEGPLTENAQKKAYENDSKAQNALMSGLVDSDLVKVMGCTTAKQIWDKLCSVHEGDAKIKEEKLQTHRPKFECLKMAEDETIEAYMLRVNEAVNAIRGLGEEIKDPVIVKKVLRSLPPRLDLKVFAIEEAKDLDTFSMDELHGSLSAFEMRIDRPKATDKIAAFKVQKKKKIEPKSDEDDTDTDSDAGETNFVRKLKRGKGKYRDDSSEDESDDDTTDELLFMVLSDITEKSDEHPTTGSDNDEEEAEVDLEGELIAALDELKTERKSHKKTTKQLKEAEKKILEMKVQIEEFKKVVDELETQFSLKSGDCCKLEEEVVMLRNKVDISIENIPSSSDPQTDKLDEILSCQRPAHIKFGLGYEGESSKQMVKGKGTIEDPIQLKKERKNPVQPKTTNVKTIWVKKNDVVENSSMVVKIALKAQNKPMPWLLDSDCSRHMTGNKEIFKKYQQYDGGSVRFGNNDGGKIIGKGTVSFGRKVKSHDVLYMTGLRHSLLSISQICDKGHDVIFNTHGCEIRKSSNGKLVAASMRTSGNLYMLTNEMEGSCLFGQQDENWLWHKRLGHINFDNLVKISSKNVVRDMPKINKPVESICSSC; encoded by the exons ATGGCCAATCGTGAAGGATCTTCATCCAACAAAGCACCACTGTTCGATGGAACAAATTATGCATTCTGGAAGCTTCAGATGCAAACCTACCTGAGGTCACTCAGCTATGATGTCTGGATGTCAGTTGAGACTGGTTACACGCTTGTGGAAGGTCCGTTGACAGAAAATGCTCAGAAGAAAGCCTATGAAAATGACAGTAaggctcaaaatgcattgatgaGTGGACTGGTTGACAGTGATCTTGTGAAAGTCATGGGCTGTACCACTGCCAAACAAATTTGGGACAAGCTATGTAGTGTTCATGAAGGCGATgccaaaatcaaagaagaaaagctaCAAACTCATAGACCCAAGTTCGAGTGCCTAAAGATGGCTGAAGATGAAACTATTGAGGCCTATATGTTGAGGGTTAATGAGGCAGTCAATGCCATTAGAGGACTTggggaagaaatcaaagaccCTGTGATCGTAAAGAAAGTGTTGAGATCATTGCCACCCCGGTTAGATTTGAAGGTGTTTGCCATTGAAGAAGCAAAGGATCTTGATACGTTTAGCATGGATGAACTGCACGGCTCCCTTTCAGCTTTTGAGATGCGAATTGACAGACCCAAAGCTACTGACAAAATAGCTGCATTCAAGgttcagaagaaaaagaagattgaGCCCAAGTCTGATGAAGATGATACTGATACTGATAGTGATGCTGGTGAAACTAACTTTGTCAGAAAATTGAAGCGAGGCAAAGGCAAGTATAGAG ATGACAGTTCTGAAGATGAGTCAGATGATGATACTACAGATGAGTTACTATTCATGGTACTAAGTGATATTACTGAGAAGTCTGATGAGCACCCCACCACTGGTTCTGATAATGATGAGGAGGAGGCTGAGGTAGACTTAGAAGGAGAGCTTATTGCAGCACTTGATGAGCTAAAGACTGAACGCAAAAGCCATAAGAAGACTACAAAGCAACTCAAGGAAGCCGAGAAGAAAATACTTGAGATGAAGGTTCAAATTGAAGAGTTCAAGAAGGTTGTTGATGAGCTTGAAACTCAATTCTCCCTCAAGTCTGGTGATTGCTGCAAGCTCGAGGAAGAAGTTGTTATGCTTAGAAACAAAGTGGACATATCTATTGAGAACATTCCTTCATCCAGTGATCCTCAAACAGACAAACTTGATGAGATATTGAGCTGTCAAAGACCTGCACACATCAAGTTTGGCCTAGGTTATGAGGGTGAGTCATCAAAGCAGATGGTGAAAGGCAAAGGCACTATTGAAGATCCCATACAGTTGAAGAAA GAAAGAAAAAATCCTGTTCAGCCCAAAACAACCAATGTGAAAACTATTTGGGTGAAGAAGAATGATGTTGTGGAGAACAGTTCTATGGTAGTAAAGATAGCTCTCAAAGCTCAGAACAAGCCAATGCCATGGCTTCTCGATAGTGATTGCTCACGTCATATGACAGGTAATAAAGAAATATTCAAGAAGTACCAGCAGTATGATGGAGGCTCCGTCCGGTTCGGCAACAATGATGGAGGAAAAATAATTGGGAAAGGCACAGTAAGTTTTGGAAGAAAAGTAAAGTCCCATGATGTTCTTTACATGACAGGGTTGAGACATAGCTTGCTCAGTATTAGTCAGATTTGTGACAAAGGGCATGATGTCATCTTCAATACCCATGGATGCGAGATCAGGAAATCAAGCAACGGCAAGCTTGTAGCAGCAAGTATGAGAACTTCTGGAAACCTTTACATGTTGACTAATGAAATGGAAGGTTCTTGTTTATTTGGACAACAGGATGAAAACTGGCTATGGCACAAAAGGCTAGGTCATATCAACTTTGATAACCTAGTCAAGATCAGTTCAAAGAATGTAGTAAGAGACATGCCAAAAATCAACAAACCTGTAGAGTCTATTTGTAGCTCATGTTAG